In Spea bombifrons isolate aSpeBom1 chromosome 5, aSpeBom1.2.pri, whole genome shotgun sequence, the sequence tgggggtgggggtgcagggcagagtgggggtggggggtgcagggcaggagactgggtgcaaggcagagtgggggtggggatgcagggtgtgagtgtgggtgcagagcagagtgggagactgggtgcagggcagagtgggggtggggatgcagggcagggtgtgagtgtgggtgcagggcagagtgggtgcagggcagagtgtgagtgtgggggcagggcagaatgtgggggcagggctgggtgcagggcagagttagagactgggtgcaggggcacagtgcaaagtgctgggtgcaaagtgccagtgctgggtgcaaagtgccagggctgggtgcaaagtgctgggtgcaaagtgccagggctgggtgcaaagtgcaaagtgctggtgcaaagtgctgaatgctgggtgcaaagtgctggatgcaaagtgccagggctggggcaaagtgctgggtgcaaagtgctgggtgcaaagtgccagggctgggtgcaaagtgctgggtgcaaagtgcaaagtgctggggcaaagtttcttgaacagtaatagtccacctcttttcagaatgtttggggttattttgtttcataaatattgtgtttgggttcttgtactttgaaaatattgttttttattacatcataacaaaataagaatgttaatgtaaattttaagttgttttttaacatccagttcattaaattcttttaaataaacgaaaaatttgcatattgttttttttatccgattaatcgattaatcgaaaaaataatcggccgattaatcgattattaaaataatcgttagttgcagccctactataaAGGACGCCAAAGTCACCCTGAGGTCCCCACTCGCTGCTCTCCTCCACCATCTCCTCGGCCAACCTGCGGAGTCTACACGTTACGGGAACTTACGGGAACATACGTGCCCAACACGGCAGGCATAGGACCAAACATGATAAATAATCTTAGTTTAGCTGCCCTTATTAATAAAACTTTGTACCGAATAATCCCCAAAAATGAACCCAATAGGAGGTGCGCTTTTTGCCATTTGATAACGCGAGTCTAAtatcagattatatatatatttatatttatatatatattctacggCAGCGAGGAGAATCGGGGGTTAAAGGGATGTTGACGGCAGCATATTATCTGATGTCCAGTAAACTCTATGCTTTGCTATCCTTTTTAACCCCGTGCAGCACGGGGTAGGAGAAGACGTGAGAAGAGCGAAGGGAGCGTTTGGGagagcatttggagagaagaGATACAGGGGGCACAAGAATGAATCTGGAGGGAGTTTAGAATGGATTGATTGGTGAAAGACAGAAGGCGGAGGGGGCTGGAAcgcttacatttttaaaacactcatcGATAACCCAAggactttattttaattgtgttttacaGAAAGTTGTAATCCATTATCTACAGGGGGACCAGCGCTGTATGACGTGGTTATGAAACAAGTACATTTGCAAATAATTTATGGCATTCTTTTTTGGCTGAGCGTGATGAGTGTGGCGTCTTTCACAATGATTCTGTGTACTGGTTATTTATATCTCGCCCCCGGGCGGCCTTGGGAAATGGATACTGGAACTCTATGCCTGCCAGCCTCGCTCCCACCGCTTACCATTAGGAAATGAAACCTCACGGGCCGCTGCTTCCTATTACCCGGCCGTCTATATACCACGGCTATCATCACTGCGCACGCACCGGAGCATGAAGACGAACCGAAGCGCGCGTCTGACTTACACGATTCACTGACCGAGAGAGCGAGCGCGGCTGGCCAAAAACACACGACCATTAGCCCCGTGCAAAAAGTCTGCCGTACCTGAGAGCGTTTAGAAGTCCTTCTAcactgttgggaggctgttctttAAGGACCTTGATACATCCTTTCATCTGAGAAGAACAACAGAATGAAATCATATTCCACCACAAGCATCAACAAAAGTGACtgaaaaacttaaaaataaggTTTTCAAAAAATAGTGCTGTTTTCTTGTAGTTCTCGCTCTCTTATCTAAGCCCCGATCTACaaaacaaacaccccgactccttatcatactgtatGTGAGAAACAATAGAAGGGCTCTGTCTTAAATTACACAGCCAGACCATTttactaatgaaagtctatggaggaacggacttcattagcatcgccataaagcatcagctcagtgtggtgtctgagtagggaaaaaaattatctgtctgtaaaataaaggttttggGAAAGATACAAAAATTGTATAAAACTGCATGGATTACGGCAAATGTGTACCGGCCTGGCTGCCATGTTTGTGATTTAGTTCTCTAGATGTTAAAATAACTTTTGATCTATACTTttgctataaaataaaataccactTTTGTGAAAAACCAAATATTTAACCTTACAATTATTTGCTGCCTTGGGTAGGAACGGTGGAAAATGTGGTAACTTTTTCTTTCAAGGGGCAAATCGTAGCCCAGCAGGGGTAAGGAAGGCTACAGCGGAGGCATGGAGGGCCTGATCCAGAGGAACGATCACCGGCGGATTTGGAAAACAgaattctgaaataaaaaaatactacacGCAAGACAAACAACTTACATCAATCTTTGACGTTTTTGCGAAAGCTCCGACCGGATGCACGTGGTCGTAGAGAATGATTACCCCCACCATCACCCTCAGGCAGAACGACACGGTCTCTTCGTTCGTAAACCTGCTCCGGTATTCCctgaaataacacaaaacaataaaattcatCCGAACTCCATAAATACACAGATTGCGCttattttaacttaaaaacCCAATTTCATACATTATCTTTAGTACTAAACTGGAAAACGTAGAGATTGGATAAAAGAGgcagaaaatttaaaaaaaaatatatatatatatttagtttaatattatttatatagcgccatcatattccccaGCGTTGtacaacagtaataataatccCCTATGCTTAGCTACaacagtttgggggggggggatccaaAAAGGCTACTTACGGTGTTTCCAGCATGACTCTGCACACGCTGGCCATTGTACTTAAACAATCAGTGGTATTTTCTATCGGTAAATTCTTGTTCtgtgggggggggaaatctGTGATGAACATTATAGCAGCGGTAACCATTTACATTTAGTTAACAATGTGGTGTTGTGGTGTTTAAAACTCTACAAAAGGTTTCACAGCAACCATTAGGTGGGGTTCAGGGGCGCGCGATGCGGGGGAGGGAATTTAACGAACACCTTCATGCATTTGCAGGGGGGGCTAAAGGGGACACAGATATCCtacgcattaaagtgcatgcgaTTGCTGGAGCATCCCTTTAGTCCAGGTAGGGTATTTAAACTTGCGCAGATATTCAAGGCTATCCTGAATAAGAaatggccggggggggggcagtttagatgggctgaatggttctcatCCGCTGTTAAATTGCGCGTTTCGCTGTTTATTACCCCTCCGAACGGCTTACCTCCGATACAAACTTTGTGGTCGCGTCGCTTAAGGTTTTAAGCATGGGCGTGGCTTCTGCATAAAATAAAGACATCCTATTGGCCAGCTCGTTGTTCACTTCATTTTCTCCTTCTGCCTGTTTAAGAAAACGAGGATTAGCTGTGTGACATTAACAGGTATTAAACTGATGATATAACGAGACACTATAGGTAGAAAGAACTATTACTCCTTAATTACAAAACTGCTTTGAAAAGTACACGGCCGTTGAAAAATTTGGAGTCACTTAGAAATCACCTTGTTTGTGagagaaaagcagattttgtccattaaaataacatgaaattgatcagaaatccagcacagacggggttaatgtaaatgactattgtagctggaaacgtagctgatttttaatggaatctcttcataggcgaacagaggccctttatcactcccatcactcctgtgttccaatggccctttatcactcccatcactcctgtgttccaatggccctttatcactcccatcactcctgtgttccaatggccctttatcactcccatcactcctgtgttccaatggccctttatcactctcatcactcctgtgttccaatggccctttatcactcccatcactcctgtgttccaatggccctttatcactcccatcactcctgtgttccaatggccctttatcactcccatcactcctgtgtgccaatggccctttatcactcccatcactcctgtgttccaatggcacgttgtgttcgctgatccaagtttaagtttaaaatgctaattgatggttagaaaacccttttgtgattatgttacagccagaaatgtcctcgtttcccatgaaaacagctaagtgacttCAAACCTTTGAAGAGTATTGCATGTATCCAAAGATTCAAGAAATGAGTGCGATATAAACCAATAAGcaaaataatactatatatatatatataggttttttaAGGTAGAAAAATAACTATCAATTGGGGAAATTAAGCCCTTTGCTACCCTATCGACATACAGGTACGACCATTAGAAATGACAGTGGTGGGCTCCGCATTTGGCCCTCTCTCGCTTCAGGGGGCTGCCTTGCATCCGAGGCAGTCCCAAGAGAGCCAATGAGCAGCCAGTACAGACATGTGACCACCGTGACAGCCAATCACAGCGATCGCATGCCTGTCAGTACTGATCTTCTGCCTCTCTCCATCTTTGTGAGCATGTGTTTTACCCTGATACCTTTCCATaccaatttaaccctttactcGACCCCTGCCTCCACACCCGAtcttatataaaaacaaaatttatagaaaaattatacatttggtGGGTGGCTAGAGGGAATTGGGTAGGCAGTGTAggtcattttttaataaaaataataaaaatggagcGTTTGTTTAAAATCAGCAAGCATACCAAATGTAAAAATTTGAAACCATAATGAACCTTATTATATGTTCCCTATAACTGCTGGGAAATTACGGAAATTCCGTATAAATGAGGTATTTCCAAGATCAGCACACCTGACTTGTATTTTGtgccattttaattaattttgtgcGGATTTGGAGAAGAAAGTATACATATATCCTTCTATTTTCTCTAGTTTTCACTCATACCGAACTTTCGGCTAACACTAACTatagtatcaaaagaaagctctttctccttgaaaaaaaaaaaatatatattttacacaggaAATGGGAATAACGGCTGACATATGGCAAACACTGCggtagtgaaggggttaagaaaggtAGGCAGAAACACGCGCTGTCTGGGGCATATACCACCGAGGCGAAAAGTTTCAGCTAGAGACACATTTTCTGGACAAGTTCTCTTACGGGGACGTTGTTAATCCTCATGCGGCTCAGGGTTCTTCTGTAATAACTGAAATCGTTCTGTATGGCCGGATTCGTCATCTGGAAAAAATCATCGAGAGTTGCGTCACTTTCGGGCGGGATTATAAACACGGGTCAATTTAATGTCACGGCGGGGAAAAGGATGATGGAAGGTACTTTATTCATTAACCCCGTGCTTGCCAGAGCGCTGAGAAACGCCCTGAAtggctaaattattattatatttattgcaatACCTTTCGAGCAGACTAGATCTCGACGGATCCTTTGGATGACCGCGGAGCAGTACAGATGGGTCCCGGGAGTTTAGTATTTGTATTAAGTACCTTTTAAGGACACACAGAGGTCGTGGCTCCGAAGCCGCGGAGGAGCCCCTTACCTTTAGCTCATCGAATCGGAGGGTAAAGTGGAGGATTTCGGCAAACTGCTTGGCCAGAGCCTGCTCCCGCTCCAGGTGCTGCGTCGGGGAGTACGGAGTGCTGGTGAGAGCTCCCAGGAGCCCGCGGAGCGCCGCTTCTAAACGGAGAAAAGGATCGTGAGCGTTACGTACTGAAAACACACGAGGAGCTCTCACGGCTTCGGCAAAAACAAGTCTGTACCCCCATCGAGACTTTATCCTGCCTATTTCTCACGTCATTATCGCTTCGGGGTTGGCGAGGCGTACAGCTCTGACGCCAGGCGCTCGCTAAACACCGATTACGCTGCGGGAGATTTACCCAGCGCACAAGGGGGCCCCGATCGACTTCAAGCTACCCAATGCGGCATTCACCATAATGTCCAAGAAGGGGGACACCACCAACACGTAAAGACACTACGCAGCTACcaaagtgcatgtgatggctggcgtgtcatttaaagggaccgtgTGCTTAACACGTTAGCGAGACATTATCTGTGCGC encodes:
- the CYRIB gene encoding CYFIP-related Rac1 interactor B isoform X2, with protein sequence MGNLIKVLTRDIDHNSAHFFLDFENAQPTESEKEIYNQVNVVLKDAEGILDDLQSYRGAGHEIREAIQHATDEKLQEKAWGAVVPLVGKLKKFYEFSQRLEAALRGLLGALTSTPYSPTQHLEREQALAKQFAEILHFTLRFDELKMTNPAIQNDFSYYRRTLSRMRINNVPAEGENEVNNELANRMSLFYAEATPMLKTLSDATTKFVSENKNLPIENTTDCLSTMASVCRVMLETPEYRSRFTNEETVSFCLRVMVGVIILYDHVHPVGAFAKTSKIDMKGCIKVLKEQPPNSVEGLLNALRYTTKHLNDETTSKQIKTMLQ
- the CYRIB gene encoding CYFIP-related Rac1 interactor B isoform X3; this encodes MGNLLKVLTCTDLEQGPNFFLDFENAQPTESEKEIYNQVNVVLKDAEGILDDLQSYRGAGHEIREAIQHATDEKLQEKAWGAVVPLVGKLKKFYEFSQRLEAALRGLLGALTSTPYSPTQHLEREQALAKQFAEILHFTLRFDELKMTNPAIQNDFSYYRRTLSRMRINNVPAEGENEVNNELANRMSLFYAEATPMLKTLSDATTKFVSENKNLPIENTTDCLSTMASVCRVMLETPEYRSRFTNEETVSFCLRVMVGVIILYDHVHPVGAFAKTSKIDMKGCIKVLKEQPPNSVEGLLNALRYTTKHLNDETTSKQIKTMLQ
- the CYRIB gene encoding CYFIP-related Rac1 interactor B isoform X1 is translated as MSYSLLQVLLGMEMMGCLLTPPPPHLILLYFGVSLFRLIKTCSVSSCLDRYLIMGNLLKVLTCTDLEQGPNFFLDFENAQPTESEKEIYNQVNVVLKDAEGILDDLQSYRGAGHEIREAIQHATDEKLQEKAWGAVVPLVGKLKKFYEFSQRLEAALRGLLGALTSTPYSPTQHLEREQALAKQFAEILHFTLRFDELKMTNPAIQNDFSYYRRTLSRMRINNVPAEGENEVNNELANRMSLFYAEATPMLKTLSDATTKFVSENKNLPIENTTDCLSTMASVCRVMLETPEYRSRFTNEETVSFCLRVMVGVIILYDHVHPVGAFAKTSKIDMKGCIKVLKEQPPNSVEGLLNALRYTTKHLNDETTSKQIKTMLQ